TACAACTCAATAAACTTTTAAATCTCGAGCTACCCATTGAGAGTTGGAATTTACCACCCGTAGTTTTTGGTAAAAATGAATTTTCAGAATTCGTGGGTTTTGGTTCAACCAAAAACAGAAGCCTTATTGAAGAGCTTAGTTATTATACAAGTTCACCCAGACTTTTAGTTTCCGGTGGGTGGAGCAAACTCATTGATCAATTGCTTAAAATTATTCCAGATTCAAAAAAACGAACCCGCTCTCATGTGACTAAACTTGAGGTCACTGATAATGTTGTTACATCTGTTTTAATAAACGGAGATACACAGCTAACAGCTGATCGCTTCGTATTTACATTTTCACCATCGGCATTAAAATCACTTTTACCTATTGACGCTGTAAATGCAAAAACACTTCAGCGCATCGCTAAGACCGAACCATTTACAGTACTGAGTCTTGATATCGCAATTAATCAACCCGTGAGTGAACTTAAAAACATTATGGTTCTCAACGACGGCGGCGATGATGATTTTTATGTTCTCGGGCAATTTGTAACAAACGTTGATCCCATGCGCGAAAACGCAGGCCTACAAATTTCTACATGGCTCACACTGATTAACGAAGAAACAACTATTGACGACGAAGCCACCTCAAAAGTCATTCGCAATATGAAAAAGGTAATCAAAAAAGCATTCCCAGAATTAATTACTAAAAAATCATGGGAGCGTCTCTTGGCTGTGCCACGAGCCATCGGAAATTTTGATCAGCTTCAATTAGAAAAAAACGGCACACTACCCGGGCTTACAAATCTGTATATGTGCGGCGGTCAAATTAATGGCGAGCACCGCAACACAGAAGCTGCAATTAAATCTGCACAAGCTGTGGCTTCCCAACTTGTTAAAAAAAGCACCTCGGCTTTTTATAAACCCGCAACTGAAATTGAAATCGCTGAAATTAAATCTACAGAAGTTGAAACCACTCAAGTATAAGGGCGGGGCTGTAGGTTTTTAATGAGCACGAACCAAAAAATATTTTTTGTTATTCTCTCGGGAATCGCCGCATATTTTCTCACATCATATCGAGCTGAAAACAGATCAACTCCTAATGAAGAGCCAGTGATTCCCTCACCAACTCCCGTTACACTTCAAGTGCCATCGCCTATTGAAAATAAAAAATTTCAACCCAATATCAATGTAAAAGCAATTTCTGCTCCACAATTATCTACTCAAAAAATAGAAGAAAATAAAAAACCCAATGGCCCACCCACAACTGTAGATTTTAAAATAGAAGATGGTTTAGCCGTGGCTTTTGGCGATGTGGTTTTGGGTGCACCACTGAATGAAAACATTGCAAAACATGGTATTGCAAAGCCCGCCCCCGTTAAACTCTGGGAGTCAGGGGTGATTCCATTTCATATTCAACCCACTATGCCGAACCCAGAAAGAATTCTTCAGGCGCTTGATTACTTTAAAAACACTCCAATAAATTTTATTCCATATAGCGATCAACCCGATGCAATTGTTTTTCAACCAGGGCCAGGGCATTGTAAATCGTACCTTGGAAAAGTCGGAGGCCTGCAACCCATTTGGCTTTCTGGCCAATGTTTTGCACCCGAAATCGCTCACGAAATCATGCACGCCCTT
This genomic interval from Oligoflexia bacterium contains the following:
- a CDS encoding FAD-dependent oxidoreductase, which translates into the protein MAITQRKTSVAILGGGLAGLTCAALLEKEGIDYLLIDGQAEFGGLIQGQMEQGICLDYGLKSIPVGDVTANPLLQLNKLLNLELPIESWNLPPVVFGKNEFSEFVGFGSTKNRSLIEELSYYTSSPRLLVSGGWSKLIDQLLKIIPDSKKRTRSHVTKLEVTDNVVTSVLINGDTQLTADRFVFTFSPSALKSLLPIDAVNAKTLQRIAKTEPFTVLSLDIAINQPVSELKNIMVLNDGGDDDFYVLGQFVTNVDPMRENAGLQISTWLTLINEETTIDDEATSKVIRNMKKVIKKAFPELITKKSWERLLAVPRAIGNFDQLQLEKNGTLPGLTNLYMCGGQINGEHRNTEAAIKSAQAVASQLVKKSTSAFYKPATEIEIAEIKSTEVETTQV
- a CDS encoding M12 family metallopeptidase, producing MSTNQKIFFVILSGIAAYFLTSYRAENRSTPNEEPVIPSPTPVTLQVPSPIENKKFQPNINVKAISAPQLSTQKIEENKKPNGPPTTVDFKIEDGLAVAFGDVVLGAPLNENIAKHGIAKPAPVKLWESGVIPFHIQPTMPNPERILQALDYFKNTPINFIPYSDQPDAIVFQPGPGHCKSYLGKVGGLQPIWLSGQCFAPEIAHEIMHALGFIHEHSRTDRGQYVEIVWENIDDQYKSQFTMAPESLMLPLKSTSFDYQSIMIYEPDAFARQPGLTTLRTKGNSPLYPLKTLSKQDVERLFKVYAR